AACACACTGAAAACGAATGTAGAGTTATCACGGCATCATAAATCTTCTATTCTACGTCTTTGATTTGTTTGCAGAGGTTATCCGCTCGTCGGTTTGCACTGGGCTTGTACAGTCACACTCTTTTTTTGTCCTAGAAAATGCTTAGAAAAGAAAATGTGCTCTGAATTGTTTTTACAAAGAGAATGTCCTTTTAAAACATGCTTTCTGTGAAAGACCGTGACCCAGGGTGCCACACATTGGTCAGGCTGAATTGTGGGTTTCTAAAGCAGACGGCCCACCCTGTCCCGTTGCTAACACATCACAGGACACATTTCCAGCTGTTTTGAGCTAGCTGTGTTGTAAACATCTGACGAAAAATCCAGTAAAGCTCTCCTTCCTGTCAGATGGGAAATGTTTCGATCTGTGGTATGAGGGTGATGTCATTGTTTGGGGACACTTCAAGAAAACGGTCTTCTCTGAAGATGCTTTAATACACAATATGCTACAATACATGCAGGTAATACCTGCCAATACTGTCATACTGCAACATATTGCTGGAGTGATACACACAGCAGGCGTTTCACTTTAGAGCTGTTGATTTATATCAGCAGTGTCTAGACCTGTGCCTAAAGAACCAAACTGCTCGAACTTGGTTTGTACCCAAAACACAGAGTGTTCCCCTAATGATAGTTTTTGGTTGCTGTTTGGTTAATTTTTTGAGAACCAATGAATAACGTTCcaggacgttttttttttttttaggttttaaccTTTTGCAAGCATAAAATATTACTCCCAGAATAACACGGTGTGGTTATTTTTCGTTTTAAATAACCTAGAAaataaccttaaaaaaataacacaaaaatacagAATGTTCCCTAATGGTTATTTAGGTAATTATTTTTCAACCATAAAATGGCATTCCCAGAATGGTGCAAGGtggttatttttaaaaacataaaaacaacttaCACAGAACGTTCCCTAATGGTTATTTCTaggattattattttgcaatCGTAAGATAACATTCCCAGAATGGTGGATTTTTTTTCCAGTAAGAAAACAAACGTGTATAAACTATGATTTAAGGCAACGTTAAAAAAGGAAATCTTTACAATGAAGAACTTAAATAGCTcaatacaaagacaaaactgAGCAGACCTAATTTGACTGAATGCAACCTTAACTAGAGATCAAGATATGTTTTCTCCAACGCTTTGAGAACTCAGATCACAAGAGTAATCCCAAGACAAGCTTTAATTTTAAATTGGAGAAAAAAACTATTACAGAAAAGCATTTTCTGTTCAAAGCACACAAGCAGGCTCTGTCAGGCGCATTATTCCAGTGAATGTTCAGTCCTCTTGCTGTGGATAAGTGCAACATGAAGATCATGACATAACCAAATGATTACCTGGAAAACAGTAACAGTGCATTCAATTTCATCTGTAAtcaattaaaggcagggtaggtaatacatttataaacaactttcttccaaatttgtttaaactttctatatatatatcaatgcacaattaaaatgtaagtactctgataaaaagagtatacaaatcgagtgactctagaccgtttaatctgtattaaacacagctcattatttccatttggGACGAAACATAAtaattggcttaggcgactgtcactctctcgcaaccatggcaaccacccttttgccacacatgacctgcccacttgcgcgcgcacgtttgatttgaggaattcaagaggcacggatcctaggaataccaaaacaatggcagagaaacagcaagcaaaattcactgtaccagcctatgcagttagtgaaggcaaaccaggcaaaaaaaaggaagacagtaacagtacaagaaaaggcaatgaacaaaaagtctttggataaacaaagaaataaaacgcgagttaatatcggcatggcTTTCCAGCTATGgagagaactgagggaactcaaggggctgaaaagtgactccttgatggctttatttctgctggacaggtaaatctttctttttgtattttgatcatacatatttttttgtttattttttcatgaagcatgtgtcattagcatacgtagctgcgtaatatagctaacataacattacttagcgagccatagtagagaTGATAAATAATCtaaaggagcccagaagggagggggtggagtgaatggaaataatgagctgtctttaaaacagtcgtgagaggtctacagacactcgatttttatactttctttttcagagtacttacattttaattatgtattgatatataaataaagtttaaacaaatttggaaaaaaagttttttattaattttttacctaccctgcctttaacctTGACTCCCTTGttatagcatgttttattaaagcGGTCACATTCAGCTGGacttaagtataaaaaaaaagataagggaAAGGCTTTACGTAAACTTTAATAAGGGATTAAACATACAGAAGCAGCAGCACTTGAGGTACAGACTCTGCACAAGAAAGTTCTCAAAATAACAAAGGCCtgatacagcaaaaaaaaataaaaaatagtacaaatgcacattcaTAAAGAATGTAGTCGAATTTACTACAAATGGGAAACAtaatacttcagtttcaacaGACTGAGAAACTGGggtttgatgaaaacattcacaTCACAAACAATATAAAAGCTTATTCAAATGTTTTCCTTAAGTTTCCATGCATTATGAAACTATACTAAATTGGCATCAGAAATATTAGCTGCAGCTACTTTGTCACCAAGCACCGATCACATACACCCCTGTTCCCATCTGTCCCTGTGGCCTTAACTAGCCACCCCAATAATAAAGGGGAATCCAAACCAAATCCTGCAGATCTGAGCGCTGTCCTGTCCCATCACACCAGCCTGGGAGTTTCTAGTGATCtggaagaccttgattagctggttgagGTTTACCTAATTAGAGCTGGAGTTAAACTGTGAGAAAAACTGTGAGAGTAGGAGAGCTTGGCCATATTACTTTACTGTCTGCATACATCCTGCAGACCTCCtcttaaaatgtttaaacataGGAATGTTACCATATGGCCAAAAAGTAAATCTGGGTTTGGGAATATTTTTCTGATTTATGATGATGTGCTCCAGAACGCACCTGCATGGAGCCTCTAAGGCGAGGTTCATCTCCGTCAGCAGGCATTTCAAACAGCCTGGCTCATCGTCATAAAACACAGCTCCCTCAatagacttctattgttttaTCTGCTACAAGAATACACATTACACAAATATATTTCTGTACATGCAGTACTGTGGAAGTAgggatcttgttttttttttcctttttaggaGCCACAATACAGCGTTTTAATGATTAAACAAACAAAGACACTGTaaccaattaaataaattatctttaaattaaTCATAGGGAAAATAAGAAATGATTGTATTAACCAGTACAAATTTTTCTGTTGGAGACAGCTGGGATTGGGGTAGAGGACCATCAAGTGGACCCATAAGAAGAGCCCAAGGGACTGTCAGTGGTGCAGTTGGAGCTCAAGGCAATGGTTGTAGTATGTGCCGTCACTTTCTGCAGAAAGATCCATGCTGGCACATGTTCTCCGTGATAAGGCAAAGAGTGGGGCATATGTAAAAGTGTGTTGGGCTTCCCAAGGACTGAAAAATCAAGGCAGAGCCTCTGTGTTGGGCTCCTTGTCATAGATGTAGCTGCCAACACCCCCAGTGTTTACACCTACAAATCCAAGAGAGACTGGGttattaactaattaaaaaaaaagttatttaactgGGACTTATCAGGTTTTCAGCATGCATTATTAAATTATGATATAAAGAAAGCAGGAGAATATATAAAAGATGTATAATTGCATGTATATTAATCTTCACTCTAAATAAAGAACTACAGCACTAATTTGAAACAATgtcatatttttttcagaaaataaagCAATGGCTCCCCCTTGAGTTGAAACTCTCACAGTACCTTTTGGGCCGAAGAGGACTGCATAACATGGTTTATGGCAGTAGGGCTGACCATTGTGctacaacacaaaaacacaatttagGGTAAATTCATGCACTTtcattgtaatatttttgttaatacctttaatttttttaagacctgcacatcAACTTGGTACTGAGGTGctcaaagtgtgccaagaaaatattccccacaccattcacaaccaccagcagcctgaaccactgagacatggcaggatggatccatgctttcatgttctttatgccaaattctgaccctaccatctgaatgccgcagcagaaatcgagactcatcagatcagacaatgtttttccaatcttctattgtccaatttgggtgagcctgtgtgaattgtatcctccgtttcctgttcttagctgacaggagcagcacccggagtggtcttctgctgctgtagcccaccTACTTaagggttcgacgtgttgtgtgttcagagatggcattctgcataccttggttgtgacaagtggttatttgagttactgttgactttctatcatctctaaccagtctgtccATTCTCCTCGGAcatcaaggcattttcgtccacacaactgccgctcattGGATAGTTTCTCTTTTTCTgtccattctctgtaaaccctagagatggttgtgtgtggaaaatcccagtagatcagaagtttttgaaatactcagaccagcccatctggcaccaacaaccattccatgttcaaGGTCACTTAAATCCTCTTTCTTCCCTATTTTGATGATCGGTTTGAACctcagcaagtcatcttcaccacatcaagatgcctaaatgcatcgagttgctgccatgtgctgattagcaatttgtgttaccaagcaattgaacaggtgcacctaataaagtggccggtgagtgtgtatatataggcTTCTACAATAATATTAATGGTAAAAAGTGGTAATattctttttgtttaatttaaaggtgcagtgtgtaattTCTAGCGGCACCTAGTGGTGAGGTTGTGAACCAGTCCCCCTGCTcacccctccctttagagaaTCTATGGTGGTCGACACAAGTAAAGATGTCATCCgtaaagacagcagagagcaatgagatttctttacaaaggtaaattaaggaattgtatttaattatacaattaatCAGTGTTATTGTACTTGTTATTCATTGTGTCTCTGCTTTattcaaaagaacaacaaaatGACGAAACGCGCTTTCTAGAGAGCAGTTTGACCATTTAAGGCTACTGTAGAAACATGGTGGCGACTTCCATGTAAGGGGACCCGCGGTGTATGTACTGTAgatataatgtaatattgttcaatctaaggtaataaaaacataacggttcattaaaggtgccatgtgcaaaaattgagctaaaaatattaaaacaattacctacacgcatcaaaagtatgagaagaaataagggcgatgatgtcattcaaaaaatgtaaagttatagtgctgcagagatatcaaccttaatcagcagtagcattactagccccggcccgacaggtgtcgtaataccagtttcggccatgggaggcggtatgcgggcaacataaccaccagccaacctgcaatacacgaataactcgcacggcttgtgggcgtaatctaacctgatgtcaatcaagcggaaggatggttgaagcccttggcaagagaccaccacccgctacagggaaacaaccgcgttcagaatcacaaatcaaatccgataagaaaaggagccgaaccagagtaaacatcggcactgctttcaatcgctggagacaactgatggacctgaaagaaatgaggtgcgacaccgaacttgcaacatttcttttggattggtaagttagatgctgttagtatttcgctagaagtttgttttagatgtttgtgtattttttttcgggaagttataacatagaaatgtatcgaaggctgttctataaacgtgctaatgttagcgatggctaaccgtagctgcgtttgataattagctagctataacttacccatatttttatatcatgagtaacctgctctgtctagtctgttggtctccgtgtcctccttgcttcgtggtttttctgtacgtgagaaaattgatgtgtggcgtgaaagcgtgtgaaaagagtcaattgcgtgtgtctcacggtgaatgcttgagagttggcagctctggttacgctagcttggtcaacatcagctgtctgatgttgaaaaatgatgttgacagaatgctgtctgtcaaattaatttaattccaataatgtgtatacaactcaatgtaatatgaacaaaatgaatatgaacatattcactggtaaaggtgaaggggagtagcttgaagatgtcatgtttcaaaatcacttgacattacccaacgttcctctggaggcaaaacgtcctcttatagcagcggtcaTCAATTCCAAACCTCGCACCCCACctctctgcatattttgcacgtttctctttgttaacacacctgattcagataataagctcgttagaaatgaactccgtgcatgaactgtttttcaaatgttcattgctccctactctctgagcaggggaaatctgttgaagtttacctcacatcgaaacattcattcactgatttgtgctgtgcagcgtctttaaacatggacaactgtgacatcatatacctctgtaaatcaatacaatttaaattcatgtcttgcacactttaatgcactttgattggaacatatagctacgttcacttcgaactggaatcatggctgaatatcctgtgatgaccacttcgcagggcacttatgttcgaatagaacaaatgtctgaagctctaagagaaatgttcaaaatgtgcagagcagtggggcgcgaggtctgcaattgagaaccgctgtcttataggcttcggctatgctctagtgttgttgtgaaggtaggggcggagcatagagactatgccgtttctcgtttgttactctagagtagaccaattcactttattgaggcatactgcccccatctggtatggaatgtggagtatgacttgatttttttgccagatatgacagatggcacctttaagtaaGGCCTTTATACACAtctgaaaacatagttatgtatattatattgcatttctgtaaatagatagttgtaaatattacacattggaCCTTTAATCTAATTATCACAAGTCATATTGAGATTtcaatttattttgattaatacaGCCATATTCCCAaaggaaatatataaaaataaaaactctgtgAACTTTAATTTAAGACTTAATTTCCAGGAAACTTATTTATAACCTATTGATACTTTTTAATTATCCACAGATGCAGCACAAGTTATTCaagaaattcaaaatattacattcTTTTACATGAAaagaatcaataaaaaaaagaatcatgGCAGCCATCTTTAACACTTCTACTATTAGCAACTTCATCTTCCTCTTACCTCTGCGTGGCTGCCTGCTGCCAGAGTCTTACTACATCTCTCACAACGCAGGCATGGACGATGCCAGTCCTTCCCCAGTGATGTCACCTTCTCAGCTGCCATAAGTAAGCAACGGGACATGTCATTATACTAGTACTAAAGGCAGCATGTCCCATCATTAAAATCCAAGCCACGGTATGAAATGTTAGGATAGAGAGAGGCATACCAAAATAGACCTTCTTGTTGCATCTGGGACACAAGTTGGCTTCCCCAGAGAAGGTTGTGATGCTTCCAGCTGAAGTGAAAGATGCATACACTTCATGATCCAAATAAACACTGTGCAGTTTGTCATACGTCTTATTGCAAAACATTTAGAACGCAATGATTTGTAGCTAAAGGAAGATGCACACAAACTACAACCTTTATGTTGTGGCCTTAGGCTGACATGATTCAGCGATAGCTGTCGTTGACAGTAATACACACTCAGCCTGTTTTAGATCAGAATATGTCAGTTGCTGTTGATCTCTGCTGCTGTCTGTACCTTTAGATGGCGGCCTTGAAAATGCTTGGACCCGTTTCTCCTGAGGTTTTGGTGCAGAGTCCACATTGGATGCAGGTGGGGAGGGGTTGACAGGAGCCTCATACACATATGAGCCTGCACCCCCAATGTTCACACCTACAAATTAAACAAGGTTTCATGAAAATATCCCACTATCATACAACATTCACAATATGAAATGTTTGAGATTACATTTgttcattaattaaaatgatttcggTATCATAAACTAGCAATACATTTACCACATttattaaatctaatttaatgTTGATCTCTACTGACACGAATATATTTTACTATGTTAAGCT
The sequence above is drawn from the Carassius carassius chromosome 31, fCarCar2.1, whole genome shotgun sequence genome and encodes:
- the LOC132111699 gene encoding cysteine-rich protein 2-like, whose translation is MASKCPKCEKTVYFAEKVSSLGKDWHKFCLKCERCSKTLTAGGHAEHDGKPYCHKPCYAALFGPKGVNIGGAGSYVYEAPVNPSPPASNVDSAPKPQEKRVQAFSRPPSKAGSITTFSGEANLCPRCNKKVYFAEKVTSLGKDWHRPCLRCERCSKTLAAGSHAEHNGQPYCHKPCYAVLFGPKGVNTGGVGSYIYDKEPNTEALP